A region from the Hypericibacter adhaerens genome encodes:
- a CDS encoding carbohydrate ABC transporter permease: MRTNSQIAAWPATALKHATLIAFAGIALLPLYFMLVSAFKTREEFLGNTFGPPMAPVLSTLAQSFAGGDLFRWVVNSVAVTSASVLLSTALAALAAYPIALMKWRAGPYVLGALIALMVIPPIVLVIPLFQIAAGLRQLNTYQTVIVIYTGLLLPFSTFLLASFFKTISPSLIEAARMDGAGSWRIFRSILLPLSGPALATVVTVQALWVWNELLIAVVFLQSEHLRTLMVGLTVYNSRYRIDVPMVMAGMLWGTLPMLLLYLFGQRFFIRGLTAGGVKG, encoded by the coding sequence ATGAGAACGAATAGCCAGATCGCCGCCTGGCCGGCGACCGCCCTGAAGCATGCGACGCTGATCGCGTTCGCCGGTATCGCCCTGCTGCCGCTCTATTTCATGCTGGTCAGCGCCTTCAAGACGCGCGAGGAGTTCCTCGGCAACACCTTCGGACCGCCGATGGCGCCCGTCCTCTCCACCCTGGCGCAATCCTTCGCCGGCGGCGATCTCTTCCGCTGGGTCGTCAACTCGGTCGCCGTCACGAGCGCCTCGGTGCTGCTCTCGACGGCGCTGGCGGCGCTCGCGGCCTATCCGATCGCGCTGATGAAATGGCGCGCCGGCCCTTATGTGCTGGGCGCGCTGATCGCCCTCATGGTGATCCCGCCGATCGTGCTGGTGATCCCGCTGTTCCAGATCGCCGCGGGCCTGCGCCAGCTCAACACCTACCAGACCGTCATCGTCATCTATACCGGCCTGCTGCTGCCCTTCTCGACCTTCCTGCTGGCCAGCTTCTTCAAGACGATCTCGCCCTCGCTGATCGAGGCGGCGCGCATGGACGGGGCGGGGAGCTGGCGGATCTTCCGTTCGATCCTGCTGCCTTTGTCGGGGCCGGCGCTGGCGACGGTGGTGACGGTCCAGGCGCTGTGGGTCTGGAACGAGCTCCTGATCGCGGTCGTCTTCCTGCAGAGCGAGCATCTGCGCACGCTCATGGTCGGGCTCACGGTCTACAACTCCCGCTACCGGATCGACGTGCCGATGGTGATGGCCGGCATGCTCTGGGGCACGCTGCCGATGCTGCTGCTCTATCTCTTCGGCCAGCGCTTCTTCATCCGGGGCCTGACCGCCGGCGGGGTGAAGGGCTGA
- a CDS encoding IclR family transcriptional regulator: MRTKETEPAPRVQSVDRAMRILFAVAQSKDGLKAAEVVAATGLPRQASYHLLHTLVATGILTRSGPGKYVLGLRVGTLIEGFKRQLAPPEHLAPVVRRIAEETGETAYASGWWDGEIVTLVTARGTNSVQAAEVSHGTYFDAHARASGKLLLAYSTEQLRTDYLSSHRLNARTKNTITTLARLYEDFERIRQQGYATDLEEFSNGLCCLAVGIGGGAQPFALTVSAPTERFEQRFDSYLSMMKRIAGELS, encoded by the coding sequence ATGCGCACGAAAGAGACGGAACCCGCGCCGCGCGTCCAGTCGGTCGACCGCGCGATGCGCATCCTTTTCGCCGTGGCGCAGAGCAAGGACGGGCTCAAGGCCGCCGAGGTGGTGGCGGCGACCGGCCTGCCGCGGCAGGCGAGCTACCATCTCCTCCATACGCTGGTCGCGACCGGCATCCTCACACGCTCAGGCCCTGGCAAATATGTGCTGGGCCTGCGCGTCGGCACGCTGATCGAAGGCTTCAAGCGCCAGCTGGCGCCGCCCGAGCATCTGGCGCCGGTGGTCCGGCGCATCGCGGAGGAGACCGGCGAGACGGCCTATGCCTCGGGCTGGTGGGACGGCGAGATCGTCACCCTGGTCACGGCGCGCGGCACCAACTCGGTGCAGGCGGCGGAAGTCTCGCACGGCACCTATTTCGACGCCCATGCCCGCGCCTCGGGCAAGCTGCTGCTCGCCTACTCGACCGAGCAGCTGCGCACCGACTATCTCTCGAGCCACCGGCTCAATGCCCGGACCAAGAACACCATCACCACGCTGGCCCGGCTCTATGAGGATTTCGAGCGGATCCGCCAGCAGGGCTATGCGACCGATCTCGAGGAATTCTCCAACGGCCTCTGCTGCCTCGCGGTCGGCATCGGCGGCGGCGCCCAGCCTTTCGCGCTGACCGTCTCGGCGCCCACCGAGCGGTTCGAGCAGCGCTTCGACAGCTACCTGTCGATGATGAAACGGATCGCCGGCGAGCTCTCC
- a CDS encoding carbohydrate ABC transporter permease yields MTARFDRWLPWIYSLPMIAFVGLTFAYPTLSLLTYSLEHVGRSAYLPTTFVGMANFGYIATDSLFHRAIANNLRLFLCVPVLLVLSVVLAQLLHDRPRGWRLYRSLLFIPYILSIPVVGVVFGYLFQYQGQLNSGLRALGLEALAADWLGSPAFAMPTIMAVIVWKELGFGIILCLARLSSVGEQYFEAARVDGASWFQVLRYVTVPQLIPTLAFYAIVELINMLSWVFSYVYVMTLGGPQNSTVVTEFYIYQQVFQNSQIGVGAAAGVVLLAIVGLLLALRQWLSQRLAVYENE; encoded by the coding sequence ATGACCGCCCGTTTCGATCGTTGGCTGCCCTGGATCTATTCCCTGCCGATGATCGCCTTCGTCGGGCTCACCTTCGCCTATCCGACGCTCTCGCTCCTGACCTACAGCCTCGAGCATGTCGGCCGCTCGGCCTACCTGCCCACCACCTTCGTCGGGATGGCGAATTTCGGCTATATCGCGACCGATTCGCTGTTCCACCGGGCCATCGCCAACAACCTGCGGCTCTTCCTCTGCGTGCCGGTGCTGCTGGTCCTGAGCGTGGTGCTGGCCCAGCTCCTGCACGACAGGCCGCGCGGCTGGAGGCTCTACCGCTCGCTGCTCTTCATCCCCTACATCCTCTCGATTCCCGTGGTGGGCGTCGTGTTCGGCTATCTCTTCCAGTATCAGGGCCAGCTCAACAGCGGGCTCAGGGCGCTGGGGCTCGAGGCGCTGGCGGCGGACTGGCTGGGCAGCCCGGCCTTCGCCATGCCGACCATCATGGCCGTCATCGTCTGGAAGGAGCTGGGCTTCGGCATCATCCTCTGCCTGGCGCGGCTCAGCAGCGTGGGCGAGCAGTATTTCGAGGCGGCGCGGGTCGACGGCGCCAGCTGGTTCCAGGTGCTGCGCTATGTGACCGTGCCGCAGCTCATCCCGACGCTGGCCTTCTACGCCATCGTCGAGCTCATCAACATGCTCTCCTGGGTCTTCTCCTACGTCTATGTCATGACGCTGGGCGGCCCGCAGAACAGCACGGTCGTGACCGAGTTCTACATTTACCAGCAGGTGTTCCAGAACAGCCAGATCGGCGTGGGCGCCGCCGCCGGCGTCGTGCTGCTCGCCATCGTCGGGCTGCTGCTGGCACTGCGCCAGTGGCTGAGCCAGAGGCTCGCGGTCTATGAGAACGAATAG